AGGAATGACTGAACAGCCGCTTGTAATCGTTGATACGCAGCGCGGTGGACCGTCAACCGGATTGCCGACAAAGCAGGAACAGTCGGATCTGATGCAGATGATTTACGGTTCCCATGGCGATATTCCAAAAATTGTTCTGGCACCTAGTACAGCTGAAGAAGCATTTTACGATACAATCGATGCATTTAATCTTGCTGAAAAGTATCAGTGTCCTGTTATCGTTTTATCTGACTTACAGCTTTCACTTGGTAAACAGTCTGTGGATCCTTTAGATTATTCTAAGGTCCAGATCGGCAGAGGTAAGCTCGTGACAGACGAATCAGACCTTTCTGAGCTCGAACCGAAACAATATTTCAAACGGTATGAAGTGACGGAAGACGGGGTTTCAAACAGGGTACTTCCAGGGATGAAAAACGGTATACATCACGTTACAGGTGTTGAGCATGATGAGACCGGAAAGCCCTCAGAATCCTCATTGAATCGTCAGGTTCAGATGGATAAAAGAATGAGAAAGCTTATTCAGGTTTCACTCTATAAAGCGGTGGATATAGACAATGCAAAGCATGAGGATTCAGATATCTTACTTGTTGGTTTTAATTCTACACGCGGAGCACTTGAAGAAGCACAGGAAAGACTTGAGGAGCAGGGACTGAAAGTTAATCATGCACATATCAGATTACTGCATCCTTTCCCGACAGATCAGCTTGCACCACTAATGGAAAAGGCAAAGAAAGTAGTAGTAGCTGAACATAATGCGACGGGGCAGCTGGCATCATTAATCAAAATGAATGTCGGAATGGCTTCAAAAATTCACAGCCTGAAGAAGTATGACGGAACACCGTTTTTACCTTCAGAAGTTGAATTATTAACGAAGGAGCTGATTTAAGTGGTTACATTTAAAGATTTCAGAAATAATGTTAAGCCTAACTGGTGTCCTGGATGCGGAGATTTCTCAGTTCAGGCTGCAATCCAGCGTGCATCAGCAAATGTCGGATTAACACCTGGAAATCTCGCTGTCATCTCAGGTATCGGTTGTTCAGGAAGAATTTCAGGTTATATTAATTCATATGGCTTTCACAGTATTCACGGCCGTGCACTTCCACTTGCACAAGGTGTTAAAATGGCTAACAGGGACTTGACCGTCATTGCATCAGGAGGAGATGGAGACGGGTTTGCTATTGGACTTGGTCATACAATTCATGCAATCAGAAGAAATATCGATATGACTTATATTGTTATGGACAATCAGATTTATGGGCTAACAAAGGGTCAGACGTCCCCGCGTTCTTCGGCGGGTTTCAAAACGAAATCAACACCTAAAGGCGCAATTGAGCCTTCTATTAACCCAATGGAAATGGCACTGACTTCAGGTGCTACATTTGTCGCACAGGGCTTTTCCTCAGACCTGAAAGAACTGACAAGCCTGATTGAGCAGGGGTTAAATCATAAAGGGTTTTCTCTTATCAATGTATTCAGTCCATGTGTTACCTACAATAAAGTAAATACGTATGACTGGTTTAAAGAAAATCTGGTGAAGCTCACTGAGATTGAAGATTATGACGCAGGTAATAAAGAAGCCGCAATGCAGACACTTATGAAGCATGATGGTCTTGTAACCGGTCTGATCTATCAGGATATCGAGCAGCCTTCTTATCAGGAGCTGATTGACGGGTATGATGAAGCGCCGCTCAGTAAGCAAAACCTGAAGCTTGATGAGGAGTATTTTAATTCTCTTGTCAAAGAATTCATGTGAAGGTAAAAGCGCACGTGTGTAAAGCGTGCGCTTTTATGCTGAAGTGATTGGAATTGAGTCAATTTATCGACATCCATATCAGTTGTGTTGTCAGTGACTCAATTTACATTTATACTTGTGTAACATGGGGTTTTTTAACTCTGTTTATGAATATCGACGGGAAGAAAGGGGACATCAGGATGAATGAAGAGCAGCGCCTTGCCAGTCAGGATGCCACTCAGACATCAGAGGGACAGAAGAAAGAAAAAGACTATAGTCAATACTTTCAGACTGTTTATAGCCCGCCATCGTTAAAAGATGCAAAAAGACGCGGTAAAGAAGATGTGAATTATCATGAAGATTTTAAAATAGATCAGTCCTTGCAGGGAATGGGTAAAGGACGTAAGTTTTATATCCGTACTTATGGCTGTCAGATGAATGAGCATGACACTGAAGTGATGGCAGGTATTTTCCTGCAGCTCGGATATGAGCCGACTGATACAACTGAAGATGCAGATGTAATTTTATTAAATACTTGTGCCATCCGTGAAAACGCTGAAAATAAAGTGTTCGGTGAAATCGGTCATCTAAAGCCGTTAAAGCTTGAAAAGCCGGATTTGCTGATTGGTGTATGCGGATGTATGTCTCAGGAAGAATCAGTTGTAAATAAAATTCTTAAAACGCACCCTCACATTGATATGATCTTTGGTACTCATAACATTCACCGCCTTCCGAACATTTTGAATGAAGCATATATGAGTAAGGAAATGGTGATTGAAGTATGGTCTAAAGAGGGGGATGTAATTGAGAATCTTCCTAAAGTCAGAAAAGGTGCCATTAAAGGGTGGGTAAATATTATGTACGGCTGTGACAAATTCTGTACATACTGTATTGTCCCTTACACCAGAGGAAAAGAGCGAAGCAGGCGTCCTGAGGATAT
This region of Jeotgalibacillus malaysiensis genomic DNA includes:
- a CDS encoding 2-oxoacid ferredoxin oxidoreductase subunit beta, which encodes MVTFKDFRNNVKPNWCPGCGDFSVQAAIQRASANVGLTPGNLAVISGIGCSGRISGYINSYGFHSIHGRALPLAQGVKMANRDLTVIASGGDGDGFAIGLGHTIHAIRRNIDMTYIVMDNQIYGLTKGQTSPRSSAGFKTKSTPKGAIEPSINPMEMALTSGATFVAQGFSSDLKELTSLIEQGLNHKGFSLINVFSPCVTYNKVNTYDWFKENLVKLTEIEDYDAGNKEAAMQTLMKHDGLVTGLIYQDIEQPSYQELIDGYDEAPLSKQNLKLDEEYFNSLVKEFM
- a CDS encoding 2-oxoglutarate ferredoxin oxidoreductase subunit alpha produces the protein MKQQLSWKVGGQQGEGIESTGEIFSMAMNRLGYFLYGYRHFSSRIKGGHTNNKIRVSTTRVRAVEDRLDILVAFDQETIDVNYHEMGSDGVIVADAKFKPVNPEDCQAELIIVPFTEIASELGTSLMKNMVAIGATCAIMDLPTDVFSKVLQETFNRKGEIVVQKNMEAIEAGFKATYELLADKKGSHKLEEADGIQRMYMIGNDAIALGAISAGVRFMAAYPITPASEIMEYLIKKLPALGGAVIQTEDEIAAATMAIGSNYAGVRAFTASAGPGLSLMMESIGLSGMTEQPLVIVDTQRGGPSTGLPTKQEQSDLMQMIYGSHGDIPKIVLAPSTAEEAFYDTIDAFNLAEKYQCPVIVLSDLQLSLGKQSVDPLDYSKVQIGRGKLVTDESDLSELEPKQYFKRYEVTEDGVSNRVLPGMKNGIHHVTGVEHDETGKPSESSLNRQVQMDKRMRKLIQVSLYKAVDIDNAKHEDSDILLVGFNSTRGALEEAQERLEEQGLKVNHAHIRLLHPFPTDQLAPLMEKAKKVVVAEHNATGQLASLIKMNVGMASKIHSLKKYDGTPFLPSEVELLTKELI